The Prionailurus bengalensis isolate Pbe53 chromosome A3, Fcat_Pben_1.1_paternal_pri, whole genome shotgun sequence genome includes a window with the following:
- the SOX12 gene encoding transcription factor SOX-12 yields MVQQRGARAKRDGGPPPPGPGPAEEGAREPGWCKTPSGHIKRPMNAFMVWSQHERRKIMDQWPDMHNAEISKRLGRRWQLLQDSEKIPFVREAERLRLKHMADYPDYKYRPRKKSKGAPAKARPRPPGGGGGGSRLKPGPQLPGRGGRRAAGGPLGGSAAAPEDDDEDDDEELLEVRLVETPGRELWRMVPAGRAARGPAERAQGPSGEGAAVTAASPTPSEDEEPEEEEEEAAAVEEGEEETVASGEEPLGFLSRLPPGPAGLDCSALDRDPDLPPPSGTSHFEFPDYCTPEVTEMIAGDWRPSSIADLVFTY; encoded by the coding sequence ATGGTGCAGCAGCGGGGCGCGAGGGCCAAGCGGGACGGCGGGCCGCCGCCCCCGGGGCCCGGGCCGGCCGAGGAGGGGGCGCGTGAGCCCGGCTGGTGCAAGACGCCGAGCGGCCACATTAAGAGACCGATGAACGCGTTCATGGTGTGGTCGCAGCACGAGCGGCGGAAGATCATGGACCAGTGGCCCGACATGCACAACGCCGAGATCTCCAAGCGCCTGGGCCGCCGCTGGCAGCTGCTGCAGGACTCGGAGAAGATCCCGTTTGTGCGGGAGGCGGAGCGGCTGCGCCTCAAGCACATGGCGGATTATCCGGACTACAAGTACCGGCCGCGCAAAAAGAGCAAGGGGGCGCCCGCCAAggcgcggccccgcccccccggcGGCGGTGGTGGCGGCAGCCGGCTCAAGCCCGGGCCGCAGCTGCCTGGCCGCGGGGGCCGCCGAGCAGCGGGCGGGCCTTTGGGGGGCAGCGCGGCGGCGCCCGAGGACGACGACGAGGACGACGACGAGGAGCTGCTGGAAGTGCGCCTGGTCGAGACCCCAGGGAGGGAGCTGTGGAGGATGGTCCCAGCGGGGCGGGCTGCCCGGGGACCCGCGGAGCGCGCCCAAGGGCCGTCGGGCGAGGGGGCGGCTGTCACCGCCGCCTCCCCCACTCCGTCGGAGGACGAGGagccagaggaagaggaggaggaggcggcggcggtgGAGGAAGGCGAAGAGGAGACGGTGGCGTCGGGGGAGGAGCCGCTGGGCTTTCTGTCCAGActgccccccggccccgccgGCCTGGACTGCAGCGCCCTGGACCGCGACCCGGACCTGCCGCCCCCCTCGGGCACGTCGCATTTCGAGTTCCCGGACTACTGCACCCCCGAAGTTACCGAGATGATCGCGGGGGACTGGCGCCCGTCTAGCATCGCCGACCTGGTTTTCACCTACTGA